The Hordeum vulgare subsp. vulgare chromosome 7H, MorexV3_pseudomolecules_assembly, whole genome shotgun sequence DNA window attttaaaaaaaacttttttgcatttggcaaggcaatgggagcaggagcagcgagtactgcgacaggtgctatgtctacggcagcagcgactctggcagcaaaagtagcagcggctCTAGcgacagcaaaagtagcagcgacgatggcctcgcgatggatGTCCCACAACTGGGCGGcagggccatgccaattgtggtagaggagtacatcccacagcctggcctggggcttcgccgctctaagcgcatcaagatgacgaaggagaaggtgaagaatcaggagtgaatatcttaagaacctgatggctttaatctttatagtataaaccttttaagtacgatagtgttgaactgctactgcacttttaagtatgatggtggtgtgcctgatgaaattttgtgcatgctcatggatgctccttgttattatgatgtatgatgatgcatgattagtaggacttactattatatatgatgatgtatgatgcgagcatgaagagttattatatatcagcgggtgaaatgaacatagcagtagcgttggtaaaccaagcacgaagataagagaggacacttctctctattagctagctaataacaacctaaattaacccccaaaaCCACTAAACCAGCCACTTTAAAAAAAACCTCAACTGCAGCCAGTTTCTGACGCGTGGATGTCTTTTGGTCCCGGTTtatatcaccaaccgggaccaaaggccccccTACCTGGGCTACCCGCAGCGGTCACGTGGATGCCcaatctgtcccggttcgtgtaagaaccgggactaaaggggggaggcattagtaacgacctattaggcccggttcaagaaccgagactaatgacctttacgaaccgggacaaatgccatgttttctactagtgaatccAGAAGCAAATAATAGAGAGCATagtcatgttttctactagtggatgtTTTGTTTTACCATAACATCAAAAGCAGCAAAACCAACTCTCTCATGGACTACAACTGTGGCGCATGAGCAAGATGTCTAGCTCGGAGACATGCAACCTACACTTGGGACCATGCATGACACCAAACATACATTGGTGTTTCTGTTGCTTTTCTTTGCCTGTGCATCATCTTTTTTTGCTGCTACTTTGGCTTTAATCAGCACCTGCCTTTTCATGTTACTGGTTACCTTTCCGCTGCCTGCCCGGCCCCACTCATTTCCTTATGTTTGTTCAGTGCTTGCGATAATTCCTACTCCTACTCCCTCATGCCATGCATGTGATGCTGATGAAGCTTCCCGGAAGAAGCCTTcaagatagatagataatataagtaTAACCACCTTAGTTATATCTCATTAGCAGCTGAGCTCAGCTCACcatccctatatatacccatggaGCCCTAGGAACCAAACTCCATGCCGAAACACACAGCCCACACATATATCTACACCATTAGCAACAATCGCAAGCAACTCCATTACCTAGATTCATCTTGACCGATTGAGTTGCTGCGTCTGCCGTCATCCATTAATTTGGGGATCGGTCAAGATGAAGAAGGCGGCCAGGTTCTTGAAGCAGCTGTTCTCCGCCATCGTGGCGGCGGTGAGGGAGAGGTCCCCGGCGGCGCGCGCCAGGACGGGCGCCGCGCGGACGCGGCTCGTCTTCTTCGGCATTCTCCGCAACAAGAAGCTCCTGAGGGACGCCATCAACAGCAAGATCCACGCAATCGTGGGAGGCGGCAGCGGCAGTGGCCAGCAGCTTGTTGCGGCGAGCGGCGGCGGTAGCAGGACGGTGGCCGTGCTGGAGAAGCTGCCTAGCTTCGTCGCGGATCAGGGGAGGAGGGCCGCCGTGCTACTCAACAGCCTGCCGAGCTTCGCCATGGGCCGGGAGGGCGGCACCGGCTCGCCGCTGGTCGGCGGCggtgaggacgagaaggaggaggccgacgAGGGCGTGACGAAGCAGCTGCAGCTGGCGAGCGTGCAGCCGGGGTCGGTGATCGAGCTGGCCCGTGGCGCGGCGGAGCGAGGCGGCGCGGAGTTCAGGCTGGAGGACGAGATAGACCACGTCGCCG harbors:
- the LOC123411385 gene encoding uncharacterized protein LOC123411385, with protein sequence MKKAARFLKQLFSAIVAAVRERSPAARARTGAARTRLVFFGILRNKKLLRDAINSKIHAIVGGGSGSGQQLVAASGGGSRTVAVLEKLPSFVADQGRRAAVLLNSLPSFAMGREGGTGSPLVGGGEDEKEEADEGVTKQLQLASVQPGSVIELARGAAERGGAEFRLEDEIDHVADVFIRRFHDQMKLQKLESFKRFCEMLERN